A window of the Sporomusaceae bacterium genome harbors these coding sequences:
- the selB gene encoding selenocysteine-specific translation elongation factor: MKYVIIGTAGHVDHGKTALIKALTGTDTDRLKEEKARGISIDLGFASLPLGPDITAGVVDVPGHERFLKNMLAGTGGIDLVMLVIAADEGVMPQTREHLAMLGLYGVKSGIVVINKIDKVDADWLALVEEDIAAFLADTFLAAAPRLRVSAVSGEGLGELREALAAAAAAQPARDSQAPFRLWVDRAFTVKGYGTVVTGSALSGTVNVGDSLRLYPADGLVRVRGLEWHGSKCGQIHAGQRAAINIGGVDNETPERGMVLSAPERGQLSAVWDAVADWKGEVAAGTRVRLHLGTGEFLARVHYFKDRPPRFARLILETPLAAGLGDRGIIRLYSPQHLLGGVTLVAPGANSRRLRPARQALADVLVAGEQKAIIAAVIADLGHPVQSDDIRRAAGYIKDAVVSASLEALIATGDVLRLGDHYLAASILASLGDRLTAALTACHRDQPDRPGLAKEILRQKLGLKERAYEALLNHWQAQGIIAVTGADVALKEFASRHSDWRQDLAARADQTLDGIGLAGIDLQVLAEKMALPPDKARAAQDILLRQGTLVRVGDILVYRKTIQYIAKLIQQHFAANPTLTVAQLRDLLNTSRKVALPLIEYLDLHKYTIRDGDNRRPGPKLKDLSE; this comes from the coding sequence ATGAAGTACGTCATCATCGGCACCGCCGGACACGTCGACCACGGCAAGACAGCGCTCATCAAAGCCCTCACCGGCACCGACACCGATCGTCTCAAAGAAGAGAAAGCACGCGGCATATCTATCGACCTCGGCTTCGCCTCCCTGCCCCTCGGCCCCGACATCACCGCCGGCGTCGTCGACGTTCCGGGTCACGAACGGTTTCTCAAAAACATGCTTGCCGGCACAGGCGGCATCGACCTCGTCATGCTTGTCATCGCCGCCGACGAGGGTGTCATGCCCCAGACCCGCGAGCACCTGGCCATGCTCGGCCTATACGGCGTCAAGAGCGGCATCGTGGTTATTAACAAAATCGACAAAGTCGACGCCGACTGGCTGGCGCTGGTCGAAGAAGACATCGCCGCCTTCCTCGCCGACACCTTCCTGGCAGCAGCCCCCCGTCTCCGGGTATCGGCCGTCTCCGGCGAGGGGCTTGGGGAACTGCGCGAGGCCCTCGCGGCGGCCGCAGCCGCCCAGCCGGCCAGGGACAGCCAAGCCCCCTTCCGCCTGTGGGTAGACCGCGCCTTCACCGTCAAGGGTTACGGAACCGTCGTCACCGGCTCGGCCTTAAGCGGCACCGTCAACGTCGGCGACAGCCTGCGCCTTTATCCGGCCGACGGCCTTGTAAGGGTCCGCGGCCTCGAATGGCACGGCAGCAAATGCGGGCAGATCCACGCCGGCCAGCGGGCGGCCATCAACATCGGCGGAGTGGACAACGAAACTCCGGAGCGCGGCATGGTTCTTAGCGCCCCCGAGCGCGGCCAGCTCAGCGCCGTCTGGGACGCCGTCGCCGACTGGAAAGGCGAGGTCGCCGCCGGCACCCGCGTCCGCCTCCACCTCGGCACAGGCGAATTCCTCGCCCGCGTCCACTACTTCAAAGACCGCCCGCCCCGCTTTGCCCGGCTTATCCTCGAAACGCCGCTCGCCGCCGGACTTGGCGATCGCGGCATCATCCGCCTCTACTCGCCCCAGCACCTCCTCGGCGGCGTGACCCTCGTCGCCCCCGGCGCCAACAGTCGCCGCCTGCGGCCCGCACGGCAGGCGCTGGCCGACGTCCTCGTCGCCGGGGAGCAAAAAGCAATTATCGCCGCCGTCATCGCCGATCTCGGCCACCCGGTGCAGAGCGACGACATCCGGCGCGCGGCCGGTTATATCAAAGATGCCGTTGTCAGTGCCTCCCTGGAAGCGCTCATTGCCACCGGCGACGTTCTCCGCCTGGGCGACCATTACCTGGCCGCGAGCATCCTCGCCTCCTTGGGCGACCGGCTGACCGCCGCGCTCACCGCCTGCCACCGCGACCAGCCCGACCGGCCCGGCCTGGCCAAGGAAATCCTCCGCCAGAAGCTTGGGCTCAAAGAACGTGCCTACGAAGCGCTTCTCAATCACTGGCAGGCGCAGGGCATAATCGCCGTCACCGGCGCCGACGTCGCCCTTAAGGAATTTGCCAGCCGCCACAGCGACTGGCGGCAGGACCTTGCCGCCAGGGCCGACCAGACGCTCGACGGTATAGGGCTGGCCGGTATCGACTTGCAGGTGCTGGCCGAGAAAATGGCTCTCCCCCCCGATAAAGCGCGCGCCGCACAGGATATTTTGCTCCGCCAGGGGACGCTTGTCCGTGTTGGCGATATACTTGTATACAGAAAAACAATTCAGTACATTGCAAAGCTTATCCAGCAGCATTTTGCGGCCAATCCCACCCTAACAGTGGCGCAGCTCCGCGACCTGCTTAACACTTCCCGTAAAGTGGCCCTGCCGCTGATAGAATACCTTGACTTGCATAAATATACAATTCGCGATGGTGACAATCGCCGTCCAGGGCCAAAACTAAAAGATTTATCAGAATAA
- a CDS encoding glutamate synthase, with protein sequence MCRIGAIKSKVAFHPSQALRLMLPQQEGHDNSGFAMVMQDLDGVFGQYKDKPLLSLACTQKGAQMVENYMEAHNFTRVYEWVPKLNRKPGLDIKAMPHYIFRCYDYPEQVQGASQAAKEELLLDTRLALRALLEKEDQGYAFSLWPDVLTLKEIGDPRDIAVYFRLWDDSGELMAKNVVVQCRQNTNYDIVRYAAHPFFIQGYTLCANGENTFYTKNKEYQKSLHRGYIGFESDSQNFLYTLHYVLHQLKWPIKYYKHVITPLPFEEIEKRPDKAELKLIRQSLGHLEINGPNTIIGMLPDNCLITCCDSKKLRPVVIGGDGTTIAISSEVCGLNVVIPDRDPANDVYPDEREVVVITPELEVQRWKQ encoded by the coding sequence ATGTGCCGAATAGGCGCGATCAAAAGCAAGGTTGCGTTCCACCCGTCGCAAGCCCTGCGCCTGATGCTGCCGCAGCAGGAGGGACACGACAATTCGGGCTTCGCCATGGTAATGCAGGACCTTGACGGCGTTTTCGGCCAGTACAAGGATAAGCCGCTGCTGTCGCTGGCCTGCACCCAGAAGGGCGCGCAGATGGTCGAAAACTACATGGAGGCCCACAACTTCACCCGTGTCTACGAATGGGTGCCAAAGCTCAACCGCAAGCCGGGGCTGGACATCAAGGCCATGCCCCACTATATCTTCCGTTGCTACGACTACCCCGAGCAGGTCCAGGGAGCCTCACAGGCGGCCAAAGAAGAGCTGCTCCTCGACACCCGGCTGGCCCTCAGGGCGCTGCTGGAAAAAGAGGATCAGGGCTATGCCTTTTCTTTGTGGCCGGACGTGCTTACCCTCAAGGAAATCGGCGACCCGCGCGACATCGCCGTCTACTTCCGGCTGTGGGATGACAGCGGCGAACTTATGGCCAAGAACGTCGTCGTCCAGTGCCGGCAGAACACCAACTACGACATCGTCCGTTACGCCGCCCACCCTTTCTTTATTCAGGGCTACACCCTGTGCGCCAACGGCGAGAACACCTTCTACACCAAGAACAAGGAATACCAGAAATCGCTCCACCGCGGCTACATCGGCTTCGAGTCCGACTCGCAGAACTTCCTTTACACCCTCCACTACGTGCTGCATCAGCTCAAGTGGCCGATCAAGTACTATAAGCACGTCATCACCCCCCTGCCCTTCGAGGAGATCGAGAAGCGGCCCGACAAAGCGGAGCTAAAGCTTATCAGGCAATCGCTCGGACACCTCGAGATCAACGGGCCCAACACCATCATCGGCATGCTCCCCGACAACTGCCTCATAACCTGCTGCGACTCCAAGAAGCTGCGACCGGTCGTCATCGGCGGTGACGGCACCACCATCGCCATATCCTCCGAAGTATGCGGCCTCAACGTCGTCATCCCCGACCGCGATCCCGCAAACGACGTTTACCCCGACGAGCGGGAAGTCGTCGTCATCACTCCCGAACTGGAGGTGCAGCGATGGAAACAGTAA